The following DNA comes from Candidatus Methylomirabilis sp..
TGAGGTGGGCACCCTGGCTCGCGCCTTCAACAACATGGCCGAGCAGCTCCAGAAGTCTTATCGCGACCTGGAGCGGGAACTCGCCGAGCGCCGGCGGGTGGAGGAGGAGATCCGCAGCCTCAACGAGCAGCTCGAGCAGCGGGTCGTGGAGCGGACTGGAAAGCTCGAGGCCGCCAATAGAGAGATGGAAGCCTTCACCTACACGGTCTCCCACGATCTGAAGGCGCCGCTTCGGGGGATGGAGGGGTTCGCCCGGGCGCTTGGGGAGGACTACGCCGACCGCCTCGACGAGGCGGGACACCGCTATCTCGGCATGATCCGGTCGTCGGCCCGCCGGATGGGGGAGCTCATTGACGACCTCCTCCGCTACTCCCGACTGGAGCGGCGGGAGATGCGGCGTGAACGCGTCCCACTCCAGCGCCTTCTGGAGACCCTCTGCGAGGAACGGGACGAGGAGATCCGGGCGCGAGGGCTCACCGTTCGGATGGAGCTGGCCGAGGAGGCAGTCGAAGCGGAGCGGGAGGGGCTCCGGGAGGCGCTGGCCAACCTGGTGGAGAACGCGGTGAAGTTCAGCCGGGACGGGGGGGGCACGATCACCATCGGGGCCCGGCGCGAGGGGGACGAGGCGATCCTCTCGGTGGCCGACACTGGGATCGGCTTCGACATGAAGTACCACGACCGGATCTTCCGGATTTTCGAGCGCCTGCACCGGCAGGAGGAATACGCGGGAACCGGCGTCGGGCTGGCCATCGTCCGGAAGGTGGCCGAGCGCCACGGCGGCCGGGCCTGGGCGCAGTCGGAGCCCGGGAAGGGGAGCACGTTCTATCTGGCGCTCCCGGCGGGCGCGGGAGGGACGGGATGACCGAACCAGTTCCGATCCTGCTGGTGGAGGACAACCCCGCTGACGTCGAGCTCACGCTCCGGGCCTTTAAGCAGCGGAAGCTGTCCAACCCCATTGCCGTGGTTCGTGACGGGGAGGAGGCGCTGGACTACGTCCACCGGCGGGGGCGGTTTGCCGGGGACGCGCCGATCCCCGGGGTGATCCTCCTGGACCTGCGGCTGCCGAAGGTGGACGGCCTGGAGGTCCTGCGGGAAGTCAAGGCCCACCCGGTCTACCGGAACATCCCGGTCGTGGTGCTCACGACCTCCGCGGAGGACAGGGATATCAAGAAGAGCTACGAACTCGGCGCGGCCAGCTACATCGTCAAGCCGGTGGAGTTCGAGAAGTTCCTGCAGGTGGTGGAGCGCATCGATCTCTACTGGATGCTCACGAATGTCCCCTATCCTGCGGAGGAGCGGGGGAGGTAGCGCCCGATGGAGTCGATCCGCGTGCTCTACGTGGAAGATGACCCGGCGGACCGAGAGCTGACGCTCCGCTATCTGCGCCAACACGCCCCGGATCTGGAGGTGCGGACCGTCGGCAGCGGCGGGGAGGCGCGAGAGGCTCTGCGCGGCGAACGGTTCGACCTGATCCTCCTGGACTACCGCCTGCCGGACGTGGACGGCCTCCAGCTCCTGCGGGAGGTGGTGAGCGCGATGCCGGAGGTCCCCGCGTTGATGCTGACGGGCAGCGGCGATCACGAGGTGGCGGTCGGAGCGCTCAAGCTCGGGGCGACCAACTATGTGATCAAGAAGCCCGGCCACCTGGACCGCCTGCCCGCAGCGGTCCGGGAGGCGCTGGGTCGCTTCCGCCACGAGCGGAGCCACCGGGCCCGGGGCCTCCGGATTCTGTACGCTGAGCGCAATCCGGCCGATGTCGACCTGACCGTCCGCCACGTTGCGGCCCACGCGGCCCACCTCGAAATCGAGACGGCCAGCACGGGTGCCGGCGCCCTCCGAAAGCTCGAGGCCGGTGGATTCGATCTCCTTCTCCTGGATTACCGTCTGCCCGACCTGAACGGCCTGGAGATCCTCCAGGAGATGCGCGAGCGGGGGCTGCGCCTCCCCGTGGTGATGATCACCGGCCAGGGCGACGAGGAGACCGCCGTCCAGGCCCTGAAGATGGGAGCGACGGACTATGTGGTCAAGCGGGAGGGCTATCTCAACCAGCTCCCCTCCACCATCGAGAGCGCGATCGCGCAGCGGGCCCTGGCCGATGAGAAGGAAGCCCTCCTCACCCTCAACGGCATTGCCGTGGTGATCGCCTCGACCCTGGATCTCGACGCCGTCCTGCAAAAGGTGGCCGCCGCCGCGGGCACCCTGCTCCGGGTGGAGCGCTCCCTGGTTTCCCTCCTGGGAGACGACGGGGTCGAGCTCCTCCCTGCTGCCTGGCACGGGTGGCGTGGCGAGGTGGCAGGGCGCCTCCGGTTCCGCGTCGGGCAGGACGTCCCGGGCCGGGCGGCCGGCGAGCGCCGGCCGGTCGGCGTAGCGGATTACCGGCTGGCCGCCCCCGCCGTGCACCGGGAGGCGGCCGTGCTCGAGGGGGTCGGGGGGGTGCTCAGCGTCCCGCTGCTCGCCCGCGACCGCCTCCTGGGTGTCCTGACGGTCGCCGCCACAGGGGCGCGGGCCTTCAGCCTCCCGGAGGAGGGGCTCCTCGCTTCCCTGGCGGCCCATACCTCCGTGGGGATCGAGAACGCGCGGCTGCTCGCCCAGATCCAGCGGCACGCTGACCAGCTCGAGGAGCGTGTTCGGGAACGGACCCGGGAGGTGGAGGCGGTGAACCGGCAGCTCCAGGAGGCATCCCGGCACAAATCCGAGTTCCTGGCCAATATGTCGCACGAGCTCCGGACGCCGCTCAACGCGATCATCGGCTTCTCCCAAGTCCTGCGAGAGCTCGGAGTAGGTCCCCTGAACGAGAAGCAGAATCGCTACATCGGGCATATCCATCAATCGGGCAGGCACCTCCTCCAGCTCATCAACGACATCCTGGATCTTGCCAAGGTCGAGGCGGGGAGATTCGTCCTCGAGCCCGAAGCCATGGATGTGGCGGCGACCCTGGAGGACATCCTGGTCATTGCCCGGGGCCTCGCCCATCAGAAAGCCCAGCAAATCGAGGCCCAGATCGAGCCCTCGCTCGCCCCGCTGCGGGCCGACCCCGTCCGCTTCAAGCAGATCTGCTTTAACCTCCTGAGCAACGCGGTGAAGTTCACGCCGGAGCAGGGCCGGATCACCGTGGCCGCACGGCGGGCCCCGGAGGGGGGCGACTGGCTGGAGCTTCGCGTGACGGATACGGGGATCGGGATCAAGGCCGAAGACCTGCCCCGGCTGTTCCAGGAGTTCGTCCAGCTTGAGGCCGCGGCCACCAAGCGCCACGAGGGAACGGGCCTCGGCCTCGCCCTGACCGAGCGGCTCGTCGGGCTGCACGGCGGGCAGATCCGGGCAGAGTCGGCGGGCATGGGGCAGGGGAGCACGTTCACGGTCCTCCTGCCTTTCGGCGGGCCCGGTGGGTCCTGGGGCGCTTTGACGGGGGCCCCGTCACCGTGAGGCCCGTGGTGTCTATCCAAGCGGACCCAGAGGGTCCCCGTCCCACCGGCCTCGTTCCGCGCGATCCTCCACACCCCACGCCCTGAGGATTCCCGGCCGATCGATTTCCAGAGGCGCCGATGAACCGGCATGATCCGGTCGGGAGTTGCACGTGCGGCGCCTTGTGGTAGAGTAGCGCCGCTTCCCGGGAGCCCACCCCATGGCAGAGCCCCGCATCGGGATCATCGGCGGCAGCGGCCTCTACGAGATGGCCGGCCTGACGGACGTGCGGGAGGAGCGGGTCGAGACCCCCTTCGGCCCCCCCTCGGACGCCTACGTCCTGGGCCGCCTCGAGGGGCGCCCCGTCGCCTTCCTGGCCCGCCACGGCCGGGGGCACCGCCTCCTCCCCTCCGAGCTGAACTTCCGGGCCAATATCTACGGCTTCAAGGCCCTCGGCGCGGAGTGGATCCTCTCCGCCTCGGCCGTGGGGAGCATGCGGGAGGACGTGAAGCCCCGGGACATGCTGATCCCGGACCAGTTCT
Coding sequences within:
- a CDS encoding response regulator; this translates as MTEPVPILLVEDNPADVELTLRAFKQRKLSNPIAVVRDGEEALDYVHRRGRFAGDAPIPGVILLDLRLPKVDGLEVLREVKAHPVYRNIPVVVLTTSAEDRDIKKSYELGAASYIVKPVEFEKFLQVVERIDLYWMLTNVPYPAEERGR
- a CDS encoding response regulator, which codes for MESIRVLYVEDDPADRELTLRYLRQHAPDLEVRTVGSGGEAREALRGERFDLILLDYRLPDVDGLQLLREVVSAMPEVPALMLTGSGDHEVAVGALKLGATNYVIKKPGHLDRLPAAVREALGRFRHERSHRARGLRILYAERNPADVDLTVRHVAAHAAHLEIETASTGAGALRKLEAGGFDLLLLDYRLPDLNGLEILQEMRERGLRLPVVMITGQGDEETAVQALKMGATDYVVKREGYLNQLPSTIESAIAQRALADEKEALLTLNGIAVVIASTLDLDAVLQKVAAAAGTLLRVERSLVSLLGDDGVELLPAAWHGWRGEVAGRLRFRVGQDVPGRAAGERRPVGVADYRLAAPAVHREAAVLEGVGGVLSVPLLARDRLLGVLTVAATGARAFSLPEEGLLASLAAHTSVGIENARLLAQIQRHADQLEERVRERTREVEAVNRQLQEASRHKSEFLANMSHELRTPLNAIIGFSQVLRELGVGPLNEKQNRYIGHIHQSGRHLLQLINDILDLAKVEAGRFVLEPEAMDVAATLEDILVIARGLAHQKAQQIEAQIEPSLAPLRADPVRFKQICFNLLSNAVKFTPEQGRITVAARRAPEGGDWLELRVTDTGIGIKAEDLPRLFQEFVQLEAAATKRHEGTGLGLALTERLVGLHGGQIRAESAGMGQGSTFTVLLPFGGPGGSWGALTGAPSP